The Argentina anserina chromosome 5, drPotAnse1.1, whole genome shotgun sequence genome includes the window AAATGGGTTCAACAAAATCAGGGTTGTATTTTCTCTCGCTCTTTCTTTATTTGAGGTCGAGATCGAAGCTCTGCATGAACCTCCTTGCTAATTAGGGCATCTGCAATAGGACAAATTGTAAAGGTCTTTATCAAGTTGTGATAACTAGCTTTATGATCCTGATCATGTCCAACAGTCCAGCCTTTTTTCTTTCCTCATCCTAAGATGGATAGAGAGAATATACAAAGGTTAACCTAATTTTGGTGACGTACATATTCAAGAACCAGCTCGGTAATCATTTAGCGATCGACCTGTGAGAACCTTTGAAGTACGTTTGAACAGGAAGAGGCACGTACTTCTTGTAATGTTAAGTCGTTGTCATTTTAATTAACAACAACAAGGAAATGAAAGAGAAATTCTTGAAGCCAGACTGCTTGTGGATCCAATTAATGACTAGAAACAGATCACACGCATGCGATTCCGATTGATTTGGATGTTCGGAACACGATCTTGACACATACATTACGTTTGTAATCAAATTGTTTCAAACGAAGGGTTAAAAGCTGTAAGTTTTGAAAGTAAACATCGAGTATTCACCATGTTATTCTCGtagataattaatttttttctcgCCATGCATAAGCTTGTCACGAATTAATGTGAACCGCTCCAGTTTTCCAGTCCGGATTTTTACATATTCTCACCGGACACCGGTGTTATAGATGTAACATGTATGAGCTAATCACTTACGTCTGTTCAATTGTGGAGGCATCCGACGAGCTAGCTATATATGACTCATTGACTCCGAACTCTTCCTTTTATGCTTAATGGTCAACTGTATTACGAAGATGGTGTATATAGAATAAAAAATTAGATCTGTTTATCAACTAGATTCGAGGACTGTCCTCGATCAGCAAATAAGCATATTAGCACGAAACTTGTGGGAAGAATATAAAACTTGGAAATATGAAGAAACAGGGCGCCCTGACTTGGAAAAttatttggggggggggggggggggaagaaATATGTTTACAATTCTACATAGGGTGGAGGCCTGGAGGGTTTAGATCGCTGCTGGACCAGAACATGACCCATATCTTGGTTCTGGCAAATACTGAATCCATGATAAAACTCCCCATGCCGTTATCTGATCAAACTGACTCTAAGAAATGTCAGATCGAGTATTTGCGCTAGAAGCTTGTTTTATAAGTGAAAGGCTATGAGTTCGACTGATTATAGCGAAACATaaaaaattagtatatattcaTATCATCCTAATGCCCCATTCTCCACTCCAATGAGGTCACAATTTCAAATACAACAAATTAAGCTTAGTTTCTCTATGAGACCTATTGACCCCCAATTATACAATAACAAAATTGAGATTGTTGGAAAATTATtgtgaaaagaataaacaagGATAAGGAGGTTGCAGGTTGATCACATTTATAAGAAAAGGAACTtcttgaagaagaaagaaagaaatataGGGGATTCTAGAATAGTGCAGAAGCCACTGTAATTTGCAGCCGTTGAATACTTAAAGGCCGGGTTCGTCTGGTGTACACCATACAACATGTGCTTAATGGCTGGCAAGGGCTGTCATTTTCTGTACGCAGTGGTGGTGGTGTGTTTGTGCGGTTGGATGATACGGCGTATAACATACAGCCGCGTATGATAGATTTTTCCTTAAAGGCCGGCTACTACTACAACATAAGAATGTTGTTGTTGCTCAATAACGCATTGAGAGGTTAAATTCGTTGTGTGCCAGTTTCAGCGGGTTTTTGTCGTCTAGTTACAAAAACAACGGTTTGTGATAAACGGAAAGCAACAATATTTTCTTGAAATAGCAAGACTTGaagattctaaattctttacCTTCTGCTAGATATTTTTACTCTTGACCACAAATCTCCAATTGATGCCAGCACCCTTTTTGGTTTCTGGGATTTCACTGAGATTGAAGGACTGAGTAGAGTTTAGTACAGGgaagatttttcttttggtaatgaaaaaaaaaaaatcttcccAGTAAAGAGAAGTGTGTTGGTGACTTGTGACTGTTGTGAGACTGTGAGCCAGTGATCGGTTAgctgtgtgtgtgtttgtgtttccCACCAATTTTTAACCCCTGTTTTTTTATGGGACTGAATTCCTGTAAAGGCTCTCTCCCTATTTGCTCCCAAATCAAACAAGTGGGTCCTTCTTTGGAGaggtcctctctctctctctctcccacttGCTGGTCTTTGCTGTCTCTTCTTTTACCTGCCctctcttaattttctttcatttttttgttcaaattgTACCAATTGCTCACACCCTTGTCTGGTTTCCTTGTTGCTGAATACCAAGTAAGATCCATTCATTCATCTGAGAAGTTTGTGTGCTGTGTTTTGTGATTGCTGTGGTTATTGAAGGCAGTAGGGATCAAAGTTTTTATCTTTGATATACAGTTGTGAAGTGTTTTGCTATTTTGGGCATGTTTTGGTTGTGGGACTAAACCCCAATAGTGGGATTGTTCCAATTTGAGCTATCTGGATGTCCTTGATGTTGTTAAAGCTTTACTGGGTTTTGCTTGGAGTGGTGGTTTATGCTTTTGGAGATGATGGGTCTGTTTCTGGGGGTCAGTTGTGGGGTTTAAACCCTTTAAAGGTGTGTTGAGGGTTCAAAGAAAGAGGCTTTCTTGAATCACTTTGGAACTTGTTGGTGATTTTGGGGTAGTGAGATTTGATGCTTGGTCCAAGACAATGGAGATGTTTATGGCCAGATTTTTACCTCTTTTGCATTCAGTACTGTGACTTATGATAATAAGATATGAAGAACCTTCTTAAGAAGCTCCATATCATGTCCAACCAATCAGAAGATTCAGCAGAAGGGTCTACTTCATCAAGGAGCAGCAATAAGGCTATTGATAAGTTGTCTTCCGACACTGAGAGGCTTTTGCACTCAAGGTCCCATCAGAGTTCGGAGCATAAACACTTGTCTGGGATATCAGGTTGGCTCAGTTCAGTGGCTAATAGAAGAAGCCCTAGTCCACCATCATCTTCAAATGTTAGGGGGGAGAAAATGGAGCAACCTGAGCCAGCTAGTAGGAGTGGAGGGGATGTTGTTTTGGATACAGCTAGGCGTGATTCGGGGTCTAGTACTTCGAGGGATGCTGATATAATGGAAGAATATCATATTCAACTGGCTTTGGAATTGAGTGCTAGGGAGGATCCAGAGGCAGTTCAGATTGAGGCTGTAAAGCAGATTAGCTTAGGCTCTTGTGCTCCGGATAATACACCGGCTGAAGTTATTGCCTATCGTTATTGGGTAAGTTTTTTTCATCTGCCAATCTGATTGGACTTGTTGCTCATCTAGTGAACAATTGATCAGGATCCCTGCATAATCTAAATGTGGAATTTATTAGTGGTGCGTTTTCTGCCGTTGAATGTGTATGCTTTTGTCATTGGTCTGCTCTGTTTTCCCAATTATCCGTGCAGATAGTTTACTGAAGTGATTAGTGTTCTCAATAGATGATCATGCGTGTAACACTAAGCTTTAGTCACATTAACTGCCAAAAGAGTTGAGATATATTGTCTGTAAAGGTATTGGTGTCACTATCATTGCTCCTGTGATCCTTATCTTTAGTACCCTTTCAAGTACCTTTGGTGTAATAAAGAGACTCCAGACAGTTGATATCAGTAACCTTCTGGCAGTTTACACTGTGTTGTTGATAGTCACTATCCATGGCGCCATATATCATTGCATCATCAATTAATCTACAAGTGCTAAAGCAAGAGTTCATCAAGATGAACATAATCAACTAGAGTATTCATTTCCTGACTACGCATTGACATGGTTACACATTTGACCCTTGAAACTGAAGCCTATGTGAGTTATGTCTGAATACATTGTCATAAACAAAAGGCCTTTTATTTGTAGTCTCAATTTGTATATGTGGTTCTCTAGTAGCATGTTATGGCAAAAGGAGTATCATGCAGTGACGATGTCTGTCTTACAATTTCACTTTGGCCGTTCTGTCCAACTTGTATATATGAATCAAAAttggctcttttttttttctttctcttaaaTAATCATGTGTGTTGAAATTCATTGATCTCTCATTCTATATTGTtgctcatttttcttttgtggaATGCTACTAGCTAGAATTCATAGCGTTTCAATATAGTCTGATGGTACAAACTTCAGTCAAGGCAGTTTTGAATACTATGCATTAATTGTGACCTGGTTCTTCCTGAAcatatatttacaaccaaaGTCACCTGTTCTATGCTTTACCAGGCAACATGTAAAAGAACCGGCAGGGATTCACTCTTTGTTATTTAAATAATTCCCTGATAGATATTTAACTGATAGTCATAATATATGATGCGGGttcatatatttaattttgtaTTTTCACTTTGTATACTTTATTCCCTTCTAGCCCATCTCATATCGTAGATTTGCCCATTCTTCACAGAATTACAATGCTCTCAGCTATGATGATAAGATTATGGATGGTTTCTATGACCTGTATGGAATATTGACTGAGTCAACCTCAGACAGAATGCCTTCCCTTGTCGATCTGCAAGGAACAGCTCTGTCAGATAGTGTCAACTGGGAAGCAGTATTGGTCAATAGAGCTGTAGATGCAAAtttattgaaacttgaaaatatGGCGCTAGAAATGGCTGTAAAGTCACGTTCAGATCCTCTAGTATCTGTAAACAGATATTTGGTGCGAAAACTTGCTCTTTTAGTTGCGAACTTTATGGGTGGACCAGTTGCGAATCCTTATAACATGTTGAGGGCATGGCAAAGTCTTAGTCAGAGTCTGAAAGCAACCATTGGTAGCATGGTTTTGCCCCTTGGTTCTCTGACCATTGGATTAGCTCGGCATCGTGCATTGTTGTTCAAGGTACTTGTTCTTTGATTTATTTATAGAAGACACCATGTTGACTCTAAGTTCTGATATGTAAGGAGGTATTAAAAGCTAACTCTATGACTGATAGTTTGATTGCAGTACCCCTGTTACTCCATTCCTTCATATTCTTGCCTTGTCTGCTTGTCtcccaagtttttttttttaatgtcttGTTCTTGCATTACTGGGTTATATATCACTGAACCGAACCTGTTTGTTTTGGTGCGGTTAACTAGGCTTTGTCTGATAGTGTTGGCATCCCATGCCGGTTGGTGAAAGGACAACAATACACGGGTTCCAATGATGTTGCAATGAACTTTGTAAAGATTGACGATGGAAGGTAACTTCTTTTACATTTTATTAGATGTGGTGCAGCCAAGTTCTTGATTGAGTAGAGTATGTttgtgctctttttttttttttgccttttCTTCTTTGAAATGGGTGGAGTTTTGTTCTTTATTGTCTATGCTTAACTCATAATTGTGCATACATATATAAGGTGTGCTTATGTGTATTATACGTACTCTAAGGAATTGCTTATATTTATTCGAGATTCTTTTAAATATATTCAAAATCTTTACGGACAAAACTCTTGACGGTTTCTGTTTTATCATTTTCTAGAACTGCACAGTATAGCTTAAGCACACATGGAATTTTATTACCAAATATTGCTGAAAATTATTTCAGGCCATTGATCTGTTTACCTTTGTAATTCTCATTTGACATTGCAGAatcttaatttgtttttgaagGTGTGTGCAATGTCAATTTCAGGGAGTACATTGTTGATCTGATGGCTGACCCCGGCACACTTATTCCATCTGATGAAGCGGGATCACATATAGAATATGATGAACCTTACTTTCCTGCCAGTCCGTTGTCTAGAGACATTGATTCTTCTCATGTAGCTTCTTCCAGTAGTGGAGTTGGGAGTTCATTTGAAGAACATTCAGACTTTGGGACATTAGACAGAAAATCCAGGTTAAGTAATTATGCTTCTGCAGATAGGGGTTCTGAGGAGAGAGAAACCCCAAAGTCTCGTCAAGATTTACCCAGACCAAGTGTTTGTGAGGAGGAAGCCAAGATACCTTCAGATGGTTCGAGATACTCCTCTAATGTGGAGAAGGCACTGGTGCAAGAACATCCAGGAAGGCCAAATTATACACATGCAAGATCTCCTTCATGGACTGAAGGTGTTAGCTCCCCTGCAGTTCGTAGAATGAAAGTTAAGGATGTGTCACAGTACATGATTGTTGCTGCCAAAGAGAATCCAAATTTAGCTCAAAAACTTCATGACGTATTACTCGAAAGTGGTGTTGTTGCTCCCAGAAACTTGTTTACAGAAATATATCCAGATCAGTTAGATGTGTCAACAATTGAGACCAAGTCCCGAGCAGAAGATAAGGGGGGAAATAAGGAGAGCTCTGAAATGAGAAAGAGTAGAGGTCAGGATGAGACCAGTGTGGCTCACCTTTTGCCTCCACTACCTCAGCACCGGGTGCATTCTAAAGCTAGTTTGTCAGGTCATTCAGAGCACCTTAAGCCTGTGGAAGGTTTAGGGGTCAGCCTTCCTCTTGATACCAGGGAAGTAACTGGCCAGAATATCTTATCACAGTCTGAAGTAAATCCAgttaaatatacaaaaagtGTCCCTGTTGCCGCAGCAGCAGCGGCCGCAGCTGCTGTTGTTGCATCTTCCATGGTAGTTGCAGTAACAAAGTCAAGTGCTGACTCAAATATTGAACTTCCTGTAGCAGCTGCTGCGACTGCTACTGCTGCAGCAGTGGTTGCAACAACAGCAGCTGTCAGCAAGCAGTATGAGCAGGGAACAAAAAGTGATGGGGATACAGAAGGTTCTGGTAATGAACTACGTGGCAGTGGGGACGGTGATCATGATGCTTTAGGAGTCACCTCAGAAGGCGAGAGAGTCTCAGATCAATCAGCAGGTAATGAAAGTACAAAATCTGACATTGGTGATGATGTAGCAGATTGTGAGATTCCATGGGAGGATATCACCTTGGGTGAACGAATTGGACTTGGTACTGACCTGTGCCTTAAGCTATTATATTATGTACTTGTCATTTATAAATGGTGTTCCCATTTCACGTCTTCACGCATCTCTTTTTACTCCAGGATCATATGGGGAGGTCTATCATGGAGACTGGCATGGGACGGTAAGTTTTTAAATGCTAACCCTCATGGTATTGTCTACTATGTGTCTGAACCTTTTTGGTGTTGAGCTGTATTAAACATAGTTATACTTCTGTAGAGGCCCGTGGcgcttcaatttttttttcttttccctgCCGGATCAGATCATATCAAATGGCATTAGGAACTGTAGACCTATCActattagtaaagataccagaACACTAGCACACTGATTATTCTCTTACGTTAGAAGGTGCTAATGTAAAACAAGAAGGAATCATGTTCTCAGTATATATTAACCTTTTCTACTGCACAATCAACTGTTCTGCTAAGTTTTGGTGCTGTCTTTGTCTTTTGTGTCCAGATGCTGTAATGTTGAACTTATTTTCCAAGTAAATATATTGAGCTTATCCACTATTTGGTTTCACAGGAGGTTGCTGTGAAGAGGTTTCTAGACCAAGGGCTTTTGGGTGAATCACTTGATGAATTCAGAAGTGAGGTACAAGCAGTGATATTCACCCTTTCCTCCACTCTTTGGCACTCTTTAATAAATGATGGCATTTATCAGCTACATAAGAAAATCCTTCTATTTACCCTGTTTTTCTTAACTTCCGTCCAtaagagattttttttctatttcaaGGTTCGAATTATGAAAAGACTCAGACATCCCAATGTAGTTCTCTTCATGGGAGCCATAACTCGTGCTCCAAATCTTTCTATAGTTACAGAATTTCTTCCAAGGTATGCATGCTGGACTGTTGTCTTTTTCTTGtgttaatttaaatttccaaaCATTGTTTTGGATTCCAACAAGTTTCATAGATATTTATGAGTTAAAAaccatttattttatatttttaattaaataactcTGCCTTGAAAAATACAACTTGCTGGAGCATTTGTGGTTTTACCAAGCAAAAGATAATaaagagaaaaggaaaaaagaagagtAATATTTCATCTTTTCAGTGTCATGTATTGTGGAGTGATCAATAATAAACAACATTCTCAAGGGTAAACTATTGAAACTGAAGATGGATACTGCTCATTTTCACTATGGGAATTGAAATGCATTGGGCAAAAcacattttatatttttttttttagtttcagAGTCAAGCTGCTATAAAATATAACCCTGATTTTGTCTTTTCTGCTGTCTTATACAGTGATTTATACttctttatttttatctttagTAGTATTAAGTTACGTTTCTGATTCGTAAAAAATGGAAGCTTGACTCATAAATATGTATTGCAGAGGTAGTTTATATAGGTTATTACACCGGCCTAACAATCAATTAGACGAGCGGAGGCGTTTGAGGATGGCTCTTGATGCTGTAATAGTCTCGTCCCTGCCTTTTTAATTCAAATAAATTGtggtttttaattttatgtagCATAAATATCGTCTTTCTAATATTTGAATGTTCAGGCTCGGGGAATGAATTATTTGCATAACTGCACTCCTGTTATAGTACACCGTGATTTGAAGTCTCCAAACCTTCTTGTGGATAAGAATTGGGTTGTTAAGGTGGTTGTCTTTTATGTTTAGTGAGATAATTGAACAGAGTTACTGTTTCTTCATAGCCTAATATGACAAGGTAAAAGCTTCTGCCTGTTATCAGGTCTGTGATTTTGGATTATCAAGAATGAAGAACAGCACATTTCTGTCCTCGAGATCCACCGCAGGGACGGTAAGCTGCACCCAGAAACTTTGGTCTCAACATGTTCTCAAGCaacaaattttgattttctctGCCGGTTCTGTTTATATGCTAGTCATATACTGTGTTTGTCATGACTGGTGTTGCAAATGTTTGACTAGTAAAAAGCATGATCAAGTCAGTGATGAAGATAATCGTAATGGATTTGCATTCGAAAGATGTCAATTTGATTATTCATGTAGTTGTTAagatatctgcataccatTGTTGAAATTCATTCATCCTTATACCAtctcttgaaaaaaaaacatgcacTGTTTTGAATCTATCTGGCTTTTAAGCTAGGCCTTTCACTAAGTTCAAATTCCATAACTCTACTTCAGGCTGAATGGATGGCTCCAGAAGTGCTAAGAAACGAACCTTCAGATGAAAAGTACGGCTATTATTCCCACCACATTTTATATAGTTCATATTTTGCAGCTGTATGCAGAGATAAAACAGAAAAATGTGGTTTGGTGTACAGGTGTGATGTTTTTAGCTATGGGGTCATATTGTGGGAGCTCTCTACCATGCAGCAGCCATGGGGAGGAATGAACCCAATGCAAGTTGTTGGTGCAGTTGGATTTCAACATCGCCGTCTTGATATTCCAAATGATATTGATCCTGCAATTGCAGATCTTATTCAGAAATGCTGGCAGACGTGAGTATCCTTTTGTCTGCTTATCTTATTCAGGCTGAGTTACATTCTTACTTTTGATAATTGCAGTCCATCAGTTGTAGATCAATTCCAATGTGTTTTTAGGCAGGTTGGTGAAGCTAATTTTTAACCTAATTAACAATGCAGAGATCCGAAATTGAGACCCTCATTTGCTCAGATCATGGCAATCCTGAAGCCGTTGCAGAAGCCTATAAATAGTTCTGCCGTGCCTAGATCCACTACACAAAGGCCATCCTGAGTTACATAAGGTACAGCTGGATGCATAGTAAATTTTACACATCCCGGAATCTTGGCTCATTTCCAATCCAAAATACGGATGGGGGCAAAGTTGCTGATCGAAGATCATGACCTAACATacacactcagtttgaaattgtcattttacgttcctttttttttttggtgaggTTTCCTCTTTGTTTCTGTATTTTTAACGCTTGCGGCCATTCGCAATGTTGTACATTTGTTTGTAAAGAATTCGTTAGCAATTGCTGTAATCAATGTTTTCCGGTGTTGCCTGAACTATATATAAGGCCAAAGAGGCAGTCTTGCTGTTTAAGATAAGCAATCCAGTTCAGTGAAAAACATGTTGGCTAATATGAACTTCATGCTGGAAAGTACTTGTTTTAAAGGCAATCAATTCTTGAAGATCTGTTTGCAGCGAAACAGGTCCTATAAAACTTAAAAAGGGCAACCCACCATTTCAAGTACCATCACATACAAGGATAAGGTAGGGACCAAGAGCTACTTAAAGGAAGGAACTTTGTATCTTCACCAAGATTTtgtcaccatcatcatcttgcAATGGCTGCCTTTTCTGGTTCTTCACCATTTCTCTCCCACACCTTAAGACCAAACGACTTTGCCTCATCACAAacacctcctcctccaacTCCACCAAACCTTCCTTCACAACCAAACCCTCCAACTCCACTTCAAAGTACAAGTTCATCATCTCAGCAGCAAAAGCCCGTCTCACTAAATGTGGAACAACAAAGGCCCTCCAAGACAGAGGCTGACTCTACAGACTGGATAGCTTCGAGCTTAACCAGGCGGTTTGGGCTTGGAGCTGGCCTCGCCTGGGTGGCCTTTCTCGCAGTTGGTGTAGTCTCTGAACAGGTTAAGACCCGCCTTGAAGTCTCTGAACAAGAAGCTAACAcaagtaggggtgggcataaaccGAATTAAACAAGCAAAACtgaccgaaccgaaccgaaaatatgCATCGGATAACCGAACCGAATAGATGTagtttaaaaatgaaaaaaaccgaactgaaaCCGATTTAAACGGTTTGAAAATGGTTTACGTGATCAAATTAACCGAtttaaaaccgaaccgaccgaatttaatttaatgatttaaaaaataaaaaataatggaTATTAGtacaaaacaataacaaaacataacataTAAGGTTGTCTAGTGCAGTTGGTAGAGTGCatggttgttatattataggTCGTGAGTTTGAATCTCAACATTAacattttgatgttttattgaaaatctatcaaaatgagaaaaatataatatttacaTAGATATTAATGAGACGTGCATGTGATGTACTGATTTGTGACATCATTTTTGGGTAGGAATTTGAGTCTCACctcttgaaatttttttaaaaattacGTATGAGGTgtaaaccgaaaccgaaccgaatttcgGTTAAACCGATCGTTTCGGttcatattaatttaattCGATAAATGGTTTGAATTTCTAGAAAACCGATTAAAGTGATTCGATTTCGGTTTAGactaaaaaccgaaccgaaccgatatATGCCCAACCCTAAACATAAGGTCAGTTTCTGTACTTAATTTCCTATGCTTTCATCACTTTATGACTTGATGTGACTTGTAATGcaagtgacttttttttaacatTTCTAGTAATTAACCATATGTGTTCTGCAGAAATgttgagagagaagaagaggtaGTGTTGCCTAATGGCATAAGGTACATCATGCTTTTCTACATTTGAGCTGCACAATCTGTTTCCTTTGATCTcgaccaaaacaaaaaatgttgCTCTTCAGTCATCACCCAATTTACCTTGCATTTTGTGTGTGTTAGATACTACGACTTGAAAGTTGGCGGCGGGGCAACTCCGAGGCCAGGAGACTTGGTGGTGATCGAGCTCAAGGGGGAGGTAGCAGGCAGTGGGCAAGTGTTTGTGAATACAATAATAAATGACAAGAAGAGGCCTTTGGCTCTAGTACTGGGGTCTAGGCCTTACAGCAAAGGACTATGTGAAGGGATAGAGTATGTGCTCAGATCAATGAAGGCTGGGGGTAAAAGAAGAGTAATAATTCCTCCTAACTTGGGATTTGGAGAAAATGGTGCAGATTTAGGCCCTGGTCTGCAAGTTCCTCCTTCTGCAACTCTAGTGTATACTATTGAGATTGAAAGAGTTTCAATTGCACCAGCATAAACAGGAACAATTTTTATCTTCAAAGAAATGTCTAATCTCTTGATTATGTTCACCATTCTACAGACTCGTATCTTATAGTTCTTTTATGCAATTGCGACATGAATGTATACCATTGATTAAACATGTAAATCCGAATTATGTCCTGCACATTATGATTCACCATCGGACCAATCTTGCTGCTTTTTTCCGGGCTTGATGCTTAATCATCAGGGCCTGAGAATCCCATGCATTAAGACTAGGATAATAAAACCCATATATGATAAACAATCTCGTTATAATTAGATGTAAATTCAAGggttagaaaataaaataacttaaCTGAAACTACTAAACAGGCCTGCAGCCAATAAAGAAACGACGCGTCGTTGGGGGCCATTGAAAGTAGAAGAAGTTTCTGAAGAAAGTTCACAGCGAACGTTCTTCAGAAAATGGTTCTAAACTCGAGAACTTCCCACAAAACTGGAACACTTCTGTCGGTTTAATTCTGTAAGTTTAAGAGCTCCCTTTATATTTTTACCCAAGGGCCCCACAGCCACTGGCGAGTTGCACAATAAGGTTCCGGTCGTGGTAAGTAACGGTGTTCCAATTGCAGCCACACTCCACTCTATACTAGTCTTCTATAACACAATTTCCCAAGAGCCCACaacactttgatttctcaGCAAAGAAAAAACCCAGAACTGCTCTCATGGGAACAGTTTTGGACTCCCATTTCTTGGCTCTCACGGCCATTGTTACTGTAAGtcgtgtttctttctgtaatggATTTCGTTTTCTGTCTCCGAATTTCTGAGGTTTTGGTGTTCTGCTGTTGAAGGTGGCATATCAGTTGTTGTTCTTCGTGATCACTGCGCTTCTTAAGTTTGATAAAGTCACCGACTTTGCCGGTAATACTCATTTCTTGAAACTATCGTTGTTTATTTGCTGAGGAAGTTTTGGATTCTTTAGATACTGTATGTCTTTGTTTTGAGAATTGGGAAATCAAGTTTATGGTAGCCCAAAGTGGAAATGAAACAGAGATGGTAGTACTAATTAGAATTGATTTGTTTATTTGGTTGGGAAGTAAAGTATGAACTTTTATGCAATTTTGGTGTATGTTCTTCCAGGAAGTACCAATTTTGTTATACTTGCAATACTCACTCTAATTGTCAAGGGTTCATGGCATTTCAGACAGGTACTATCTCTTCTGCCTCAGAGTAGTTCCTGTGTTAAATGTTCAATTTGGTAAAAGGAGCAATTCCATGTGTGTAGTAGTTATATAAAGTATGCTGCATAGTCATTGTAGAAGCTGATGAAATTGCCACCTTGAGCTGTTGCTTTGCTATAGTTACGATATCACGGTATTGATTTTGTAGTTCTACTCGTTTTTCATCTCAGGTAGTGTTGAGTTTGCTTGTGGTAATATGGGGTCTCCGTCTGGGACTGTTTCTCCTGATGAGGTAGAATAAATGAGTATATGATATGAAAGAAGCTAATTCCAAAACCATTTGTGTGCCATTGTTCATCATTA containing:
- the LOC126795966 gene encoding peptidyl-prolyl cis-trans isomerase FKBP17-2, chloroplastic, translated to MAAFSGSSPFLSHTLRPNDFASSQTPPPPTPPNLPSQPNPPTPLQSTSSSSQQQKPVSLNVEQQRPSKTEADSTDWIASSLTRRFGLGAGLAWVAFLAVGVVSEQVKTRLEVSEQEANTRNVEREEEVVLPNGIRYYDLKVGGGATPRPGDLVVIELKGEVAGSGQVFVNTIINDKKRPLALVLGSRPYSKGLCEGIEYVLRSMKAGGKRRVIIPPNLGFGENGADLGPGLQVPPSATLVYTIEIERVSIAPA
- the LOC126795943 gene encoding probable serine/threonine-protein kinase SIS8; translated protein: MKNLLKKLHIMSNQSEDSAEGSTSSRSSNKAIDKLSSDTERLLHSRSHQSSEHKHLSGISGWLSSVANRRSPSPPSSSNVRGEKMEQPEPASRSGGDVVLDTARRDSGSSTSRDADIMEEYHIQLALELSAREDPEAVQIEAVKQISLGSCAPDNTPAEVIAYRYWNYNALSYDDKIMDGFYDLYGILTESTSDRMPSLVDLQGTALSDSVNWEAVLVNRAVDANLLKLENMALEMAVKSRSDPLVSVNRYLVRKLALLVANFMGGPVANPYNMLRAWQSLSQSLKATIGSMVLPLGSLTIGLARHRALLFKALSDSVGIPCRLVKGQQYTGSNDVAMNFVKIDDGREYIVDLMADPGTLIPSDEAGSHIEYDEPYFPASPLSRDIDSSHVASSSSGVGSSFEEHSDFGTLDRKSRLSNYASADRGSEERETPKSRQDLPRPSVCEEEAKIPSDGSRYSSNVEKALVQEHPGRPNYTHARSPSWTEGVSSPAVRRMKVKDVSQYMIVAAKENPNLAQKLHDVLLESGVVAPRNLFTEIYPDQLDVSTIETKSRAEDKGGNKESSEMRKSRGQDETSVAHLLPPLPQHRVHSKASLSGHSEHLKPVEGLGVSLPLDTREVTGQNILSQSEVNPVKYTKSVPVAAAAAAAAAVVASSMVVAVTKSSADSNIELPVAAAATATAAAVVATTAAVSKQYEQGTKSDGDTEGSGNELRGSGDGDHDALGVTSEGERVSDQSAGNESTKSDIGDDVADCEIPWEDITLGERIGLGSYGEVYHGDWHGTEVAVKRFLDQGLLGESLDEFRSEVRIMKRLRHPNVVLFMGAITRAPNLSIVTEFLPRGSLYRLLHRPNNQLDERRRLRMALDAARGMNYLHNCTPVIVHRDLKSPNLLVDKNWVVKVCDFGLSRMKNSTFLSSRSTAGTAEWMAPEVLRNEPSDEKCDVFSYGVILWELSTMQQPWGGMNPMQVVGAVGFQHRRLDIPNDIDPAIADLIQKCWQTDPKLRPSFAQIMAILKPLQKPINSSAVPRSTTQRPS